A single Bacteroidales bacterium DNA region contains:
- a CDS encoding sigma-54-dependent Fis family transcriptional regulator produces the protein MIQKDSKILIVDDDEFIRLSLRVLLDDCFSTIESISSPEQIPTKLLSEYFDVILLDMNYTPGDISGKEGLKWLSWIVNNSPEVSVVIITAYADIELAVEAVRMGAMDFVVKPWQNEKMIATANAAFQLSLSRKELNSLHLRQRAIGRISSSPFEEMVGHSSQIRKVFDTITKVAPTEANVLILGENGTGKELVARALHRMSQRNSSVFITVDVGAIPESLFESELFGHQKGAFTDAKEERIGRFEAASGGTLFLDEIGNLTPTLQAKLLSAIQNRKINRLGGNRSIDIDVRLICATNGDLTKMSQDGLFRQDLLYRINTVEITLPPLRERIEDIPSLVAHFITLFCKKYNRPTLKIPEHVIQKLQKYHWPGNIRELRHAIERVVILSDSDGLRVTDFLFTETEKPQGFPLDDFNIDKLEHWAIVECLRKHQGNVSKAAAELGITRGALYRRFEKYGL, from the coding sequence ATGATTCAGAAAGATAGTAAAATCCTTATTGTTGATGATGATGAGTTTATTAGGCTCAGTCTTAGGGTATTGCTTGATGATTGTTTTTCAACTATCGAAAGTATTTCTAGCCCAGAGCAAATACCAACAAAACTATTATCGGAATATTTCGATGTTATTCTTCTGGATATGAATTATACTCCCGGAGATATTTCGGGCAAAGAGGGACTGAAATGGCTTAGCTGGATAGTGAATAACTCCCCAGAGGTTTCCGTAGTAATAATCACTGCTTATGCAGATATTGAACTTGCTGTTGAAGCTGTTCGAATGGGAGCTATGGATTTTGTAGTTAAACCATGGCAGAACGAGAAAATGATTGCAACAGCCAATGCAGCATTCCAACTTAGTTTAAGTCGGAAAGAATTAAATTCGTTGCATTTACGACAAAGGGCTATAGGTAGAATATCAAGTTCACCGTTTGAAGAAATGGTTGGTCACTCCTCTCAAATAAGGAAAGTTTTCGATACAATTACAAAGGTTGCTCCTACAGAGGCAAATGTTTTAATCCTAGGTGAAAATGGCACTGGAAAAGAACTTGTTGCACGAGCTCTACATAGAATGTCGCAACGTAATAGTAGTGTATTTATTACTGTTGATGTTGGGGCAATTCCAGAATCATTATTCGAAAGTGAACTCTTTGGTCATCAAAAAGGTGCTTTTACAGATGCTAAGGAGGAGCGGATAGGCCGTTTTGAGGCAGCCTCAGGTGGGACACTTTTTCTCGATGAGATTGGCAATCTTACACCTACATTGCAAGCTAAACTTTTATCGGCAATCCAGAATCGAAAAATTAATAGACTAGGCGGTAATAGGTCAATTGATATTGATGTAAGGTTAATTTGTGCAACGAATGGTGATCTTACAAAGATGTCTCAGGACGGTTTATTTAGACAAGATCTTCTATATCGGATTAATACAGTTGAGATTACCCTTCCACCGCTTAGGGAGAGAATTGAAGATATTCCCTCCCTTGTAGCACATTTTATTACCCTGTTTTGTAAAAAATATAATAGACCAACACTGAAAATCCCGGAGCATGTTATTCAGAAACTCCAGAAATATCATTGGCCTGGAAATATAAGGGAACTTCGACACGCAATTGAAAGGGTTGTAATACTTTCGGATAGTGATGGCTTAAGGGTTACTGATTTTCTTTTTACAGAAACAGAAAAGCCACAGGGATTCCCTCTCGACGATTTTAACATTGATAAACTTGAACATTGGGCTATTGTTGAGTGCCTTAGGAAACATCAGGGTAATGTGAGTAAAGCAGCCGCTGAACTTGGGATTACAAGAGGGGCGTTGTATAGGAGGTTTGAAAAGTATGGGTTGTAA
- a CDS encoding FtsX-like permease family protein yields the protein MLISWIKQFVRVSGRGKFYTIVNTLGLAFGLACTMIILLWADFQKSYDKFHSEYQKIFQVYEIQSYANGYKLYTYSTPGTLSGFLKEKFPEINSSARFAHNSAVIGMGEKAFRDSELGFTDSTFFRIFKIEFISGNKNECLRDLNSIVLTEKLAKKIFNTTDVIGRSIRLNGVVELNVTAVIKDYPKNANIQFSSLIQFEKLKDFGVRGINSWGWNSHSTFVKLNNTDKIGELEKNMNLEIEKMNISSTTKFHLYPIEKVRLYNPDPNDFSLILLLTILVSVAGFVLILACINFINLITARAANRAKEVGIRKVIGSSRTQLVMQYFLESFLSTIISLIIAILLVDFFLPTFNSTLGTELVMSFSNFQFWYKILLVVLAVGIISGIYPALVLSSFQPSKVLKGLLRSGAKGAGFRKTMVIVQYTITIFLVVVSIFMFKQLNFISNVDTGMNRNNIIFMPFRKEMEPKYNSFKDELSKIPSIKYVTGSQNLPFKIYSSTSSISWDGKDTTQVYLFTNTVADEFFTDAFEIKMADGRFFSSSFPSDTMSVVINETAAKIIDKKQILNETLRIWGYNLKVIGVMKDFHFEHFSGKIKPLFILYGQKNLSNVIIKAEQSFDGATMDKIRTIFSDFYPEFPFESTILDDEYYNMFSIEKQLKSILGQFTVLAILISCIGLLSLAAFIAEQQRKSLVLRKIHGASMFKIIGILLGSFTKWVLISGIIAIPLSYIALNGMFSNYAFHTDFSWWIFAGALVAALIIAIITVLYQALKTARINPVEILRYE from the coding sequence ATGCTAATTAGCTGGATAAAACAATTTGTAAGGGTATCGGGGAGAGGTAAATTTTATACCATAGTGAATACTCTAGGGTTAGCTTTTGGGTTAGCCTGCACAATGATTATTTTACTTTGGGCCGATTTTCAGAAAAGCTATGATAAGTTTCATTCTGAATATCAGAAAATCTTTCAAGTTTATGAAATTCAGTCGTATGCAAATGGATATAAACTCTACACATACTCAACACCTGGGACACTTTCTGGTTTTTTGAAAGAAAAATTTCCTGAAATTAACAGCAGTGCAAGGTTTGCACACAATTCCGCAGTTATTGGAATGGGCGAAAAAGCTTTTCGCGACTCAGAATTAGGTTTTACCGATAGTACTTTTTTCAGAATTTTTAAGATTGAATTTATTTCAGGAAACAAGAATGAGTGTTTGAGAGATTTAAATTCGATAGTTCTAACGGAAAAGCTTGCTAAGAAAATTTTTAATACAACGGATGTAATTGGACGAAGCATAAGACTGAATGGAGTTGTTGAATTAAATGTAACCGCTGTTATAAAGGATTATCCAAAAAACGCTAATATTCAATTCTCATCTTTAATTCAATTTGAGAAGTTAAAAGATTTTGGTGTTAGAGGAATTAATAGTTGGGGTTGGAACTCACATAGCACTTTTGTTAAGCTTAATAATACAGATAAAATAGGGGAATTAGAAAAGAACATGAATCTTGAAATTGAAAAAATGAATATTTCAAGCACAACAAAATTTCATTTATACCCTATTGAAAAAGTAAGACTTTATAACCCTGATCCTAATGACTTTAGTCTTATTTTACTGTTAACCATTCTTGTTTCAGTTGCTGGTTTTGTGCTAATTTTAGCTTGTATCAATTTCATTAACCTTATTACCGCTCGAGCTGCAAATAGAGCAAAAGAAGTAGGAATTCGAAAAGTGATAGGTTCATCCAGAACTCAACTTGTAATGCAATATTTTTTAGAATCATTTTTAAGTACAATTATATCTTTGATAATAGCAATTTTACTAGTTGATTTCTTTTTGCCAACGTTCAACTCTACACTTGGCACTGAGTTGGTAATGAGTTTCTCAAATTTTCAATTCTGGTACAAAATATTACTTGTAGTACTTGCTGTTGGAATAATTTCAGGAATTTACCCAGCACTAGTACTTTCATCATTTCAACCTTCAAAAGTATTAAAAGGGTTATTGCGTTCGGGTGCAAAAGGAGCTGGATTTCGAAAAACAATGGTTATTGTACAATATACTATAACAATATTTTTAGTTGTTGTATCCATTTTCATGTTTAAACAGCTAAATTTTATTAGTAATGTAGATACGGGTATGAACCGAAATAACATCATATTTATGCCCTTTAGGAAAGAGATGGAACCAAAATATAATAGTTTTAAAGATGAGTTAAGTAAAATTCCAAGTATTAAGTATGTTACTGGTTCTCAAAATCTACCTTTTAAAATTTATTCTTCAACTAGCAGCATTTCTTGGGATGGAAAGGATACCACTCAAGTTTATCTGTTTACAAATACCGTAGCAGATGAGTTTTTTACCGATGCATTTGAGATAAAAATGGCTGATGGAAGGTTTTTCTCATCAAGTTTTCCATCAGATACAATGAGTGTTGTAATAAACGAAACGGCAGCTAAGATTATTGATAAAAAGCAAATTTTAAATGAAACTTTAAGAATTTGGGGTTATAATCTTAAGGTTATTGGAGTAATGAAAGATTTTCATTTCGAGCACTTTTCAGGGAAAATCAAACCACTATTTATTCTTTATGGTCAAAAAAACCTATCTAATGTAATTATTAAAGCTGAACAATCATTCGATGGGGCTACAATGGACAAAATAAGAACTATTTTTTCTGATTTTTACCCTGAATTCCCATTCGAGTCAACTATTTTGGACGATGAATACTATAATATGTTTTCCATAGAAAAACAACTTAAATCAATACTTGGACAATTTACAGTACTTGCTATACTTATCTCCTGTATTGGATTATTAAGTCTTGCCGCATTTATTGCCGAACAGCAGCGTAAATCTTTAGTATTGAGAAAAATACATGGTGCATCAATGTTTAAGATAATTGGAATTCTTTTAGGTAGTTTTACAAAGTGGGTATTAATCTCAGGTATAATTGCAATTCCATTATCGTATATTGCATTAAATGGAATGTTTAGTAATTATGCTTTCCATACTGACTTCTCGTGGTGGATTTTTGCAGGGGCTTTGGTAGCAGCATTAATCATAGCAATTATCACAGTTTTGTACCAAGCATTAAAAACTGCAAGGATCAATCCTGTTGAGATTTTAAGGTATGAGTAG
- a CDS encoding tetratricopeptide repeat protein — protein sequence MKYIKSKQNALLFIAALIFFAFKLTSSFAQNKEIITVNNKDVQNALTYYDKEDYKTAKTLLDGIIVKDEKNADAHYALAAVLSKLKKIDDAIEENKRAIELNSKNADYHYQMSMLHVIEVNTANIFSKLSIVGSIKDELILALKADPNHRLAMINLTGFYIQVPSIAGGDNEKALELANKLMKIDEKQARRFLVQIYLNLNNSAKAAEEIEYLIKIDEYSGRFLLIQGLKKKGDLVKAEEQYKIIESKFGNNTEYFAFFNDYGYFLLNQKRFDEAIEKFKKQVQLAPKSANAHDSLGEGYFNKKMLKESLAEYTKALELNPDLKSAKDKIKEIKELMND from the coding sequence ATGAAGTATATTAAGTCAAAACAAAATGCGCTACTTTTTATAGCTGCCCTTATATTCTTTGCATTTAAATTAACCTCTTCTTTTGCTCAGAATAAGGAAATTATAACTGTCAATAATAAAGATGTTCAGAACGCTTTAACTTATTACGATAAAGAGGATTACAAAACCGCAAAAACTTTACTTGACGGCATAATTGTTAAAGATGAAAAGAATGCTGATGCACATTATGCACTTGCAGCTGTACTTTCTAAATTAAAAAAAATTGACGATGCCATTGAGGAGAATAAAAGAGCCATCGAACTAAATTCTAAAAATGCTGATTATCATTACCAGATGTCTATGTTACATGTGATTGAGGTAAATACGGCAAACATTTTTAGCAAGTTATCTATTGTTGGTAGTATTAAGGATGAGCTAATTCTGGCACTTAAAGCAGATCCTAACCATCGACTTGCAATGATAAACCTTACAGGCTTTTATATACAAGTACCTAGCATAGCTGGGGGTGATAATGAAAAAGCATTGGAGTTGGCAAATAAACTAATGAAAATAGATGAGAAACAGGCTCGAAGATTTTTAGTACAAATCTATTTAAATTTGAATAATAGTGCTAAAGCGGCGGAAGAGATTGAATACCTGATTAAGATAGATGAGTATTCAGGGAGATTTTTATTAATTCAGGGTTTAAAGAAAAAAGGAGATTTGGTTAAGGCAGAAGAACAGTACAAAATCATAGAAAGTAAATTTGGTAATAATACTGAGTACTTTGCTTTTTTCAATGATTATGGATACTTTCTTCTTAATCAAAAACGCTTTGATGAGGCAATCGAAAAATTTAAAAAGCAGGTACAACTTGCTCCAAAGTCAGCTAATGCACATGATAGTTTAGGAGAGGGTTATTTCAATAAGAAAATGCTAAAGGAGTCTTTGGCTGAATATACCAAGGCACTGGAACTAAATCCTGACTTAAAAAGTGCTAAGGATAAGATTAAAGAGATTAAAGAGTTAATGAATGATTAG
- a CDS encoding tetratricopeptide repeat protein: protein MDKKYIFVFFLFLVSTTNAQQLPECWYRSQAAFEGGEFNSSLQWLDSCIAKKPKNYTYWVRRGEILFNLSRYNESIESSLKAEKLKLGSSSYILAKAFCMMGDTSSCINWLKTYLGQSEKETEGTIKLSPAFASTSSTKVWKDLWLKDWYSPLEKLVADAKYSIASCQWEETLDLLNPRLKGSKPRPQLLALRAEAYFGLGSFDNAVDDYSIAIKRSKKNHSYLAGRSQAYIKFEKYNSAINDITKAIELSGGKPQYYRIRAEAYHLNKQYQLAFDDISYYISFYPSDSEASFLFATIAVDAGYYVDALFTLGKLIKSNPQKAANYYIRGLAYVKTQNYQLAEIDLNIAIEKNYQLVDSYYYRGISKLNQDKKDDACVDLEEALKHGNFKSQEVIYKYCKKPSTLTKW from the coding sequence ATGGATAAAAAATACATATTTGTTTTTTTCCTATTTTTAGTATCTACAACCAATGCTCAGCAGCTACCTGAGTGTTGGTATAGATCCCAAGCAGCTTTCGAAGGAGGTGAGTTTAATAGTTCCTTACAATGGTTGGATTCTTGCATAGCAAAAAAACCAAAAAACTATACTTATTGGGTTAGGAGAGGGGAGATACTATTTAATTTAAGTAGATATAACGAATCTATTGAATCATCGTTAAAGGCTGAAAAGTTGAAATTAGGATCATCGTCATACATTTTGGCAAAAGCATTTTGTATGATGGGCGATACATCATCATGTATTAATTGGTTAAAAACATATTTGGGTCAGAGCGAGAAGGAGACCGAGGGAACAATTAAACTGAGTCCTGCTTTTGCAAGCACTTCTTCAACCAAAGTGTGGAAAGATTTGTGGTTAAAGGATTGGTATTCGCCCTTAGAGAAATTAGTTGCAGATGCAAAATATAGCATTGCAAGCTGTCAGTGGGAAGAAACGCTTGATTTGCTTAACCCACGATTAAAGGGTAGTAAACCTCGCCCTCAATTACTTGCTCTGAGAGCGGAAGCATATTTTGGTTTAGGCAGTTTTGATAATGCTGTTGATGATTATTCTATTGCAATCAAGCGCAGTAAAAAGAACCATTCGTATTTAGCAGGTAGATCACAAGCCTATATAAAGTTCGAAAAATATAACTCAGCAATCAACGATATAACTAAAGCAATTGAACTATCAGGGGGTAAACCTCAATACTACAGGATTCGGGCAGAGGCTTACCATTTAAATAAGCAGTATCAGCTCGCTTTTGATGATATTAGCTACTATATATCTTTTTACCCATCTGATTCTGAAGCATCATTCTTATTTGCAACAATTGCTGTTGATGCAGGTTATTATGTTGATGCTCTTTTTACATTGGGTAAACTCATAAAATCAAACCCTCAGAAAGCGGCAAATTATTATATCAGAGGTTTAGCATATGTAAAGACACAGAATTATCAACTTGCAGAGATTGATTTAAATATTGCAATTGAAAAGAATTATCAATTGGTCGATTCATACTATTATAGAGGAATTTCCAAATTGAATCAGGATAAAAAGGATGATGCATGTGTTGATTTGGAAGAAGCATTAAAGCATGGTAATTTTAAATCTCAGGAGGTGATTTATAAGTATTGTAAGAAACCATCAACATTAACTAAGTGGTAA
- the pyk gene encoding pyruvate kinase: MLKRTKIVATISDEHCDVEFLQKLYEAGMNVVRLNTAHQNLDQARAVIDNVRKVSDKIAILVDTKGPEIRTSSFGEELNVSKGNKIKLFGDPNGESKGDSLYISYPKIVAEVPVGSCILIDDGDIEIVVIDKTDEYLHCQVDNSGKIKPRKSINIPNVHINLPSLTEKDIEFVKFAIENKLDFIAHSFVRKKEDVIEIKKILEQYSSPIKIIAKIENQQGVDNIDEILDHTYGVMVARGDLGIEISAEKIPVIQRRIVKKCIESKKPVIIATQMLHTMIEHPRPTRAEISDIANAIYQRVDAIMLSGETAYGAYPIEAVKIMTRVAQEVEINIEPDPKQKLVRINNEITATLARSAVRACANLPIKAIVIDTLTGRTGRYLAAFRGKIPVYVMCYKPQVMRQLALSYGIIAEYMEPRSTRDHFLADAISIIEYQSKLNPDDLVLVIGGSFGPRDGASFMEISQVKNLVKSGK; this comes from the coding sequence ATGCTTAAACGAACAAAAATTGTTGCAACCATATCGGATGAACACTGTGATGTTGAATTTCTCCAGAAGCTTTATGAAGCTGGGATGAATGTTGTAAGGTTGAATACGGCTCACCAAAATTTAGATCAAGCAAGGGCGGTTATCGATAATGTTAGAAAGGTTTCCGATAAAATTGCTATTCTTGTTGATACAAAGGGGCCAGAGATTAGGACTTCATCATTCGGTGAGGAGTTGAATGTTTCAAAAGGTAATAAGATAAAGTTGTTTGGTGACCCAAATGGTGAATCGAAAGGGGATAGCCTATATATCTCTTATCCTAAAATTGTTGCTGAAGTTCCTGTTGGAAGTTGTATTCTTATTGATGATGGAGATATAGAGATAGTGGTTATCGATAAAACAGATGAATATCTTCATTGTCAGGTCGATAATTCGGGGAAAATTAAACCTCGTAAAAGTATAAATATTCCGAATGTTCATATCAATTTACCATCCTTAACGGAAAAGGATATTGAGTTTGTTAAATTCGCTATTGAGAATAAGTTGGACTTTATTGCTCATAGTTTTGTTCGAAAAAAAGAGGATGTAATTGAGATTAAAAAAATACTCGAACAGTATAGTAGCCCGATCAAAATAATTGCAAAAATTGAGAATCAACAAGGTGTTGATAATATTGATGAAATTTTGGATCACACCTATGGAGTTATGGTAGCAAGGGGCGATTTGGGCATTGAAATTTCTGCTGAAAAAATTCCTGTTATTCAACGAAGGATTGTAAAGAAATGTATTGAGAGTAAGAAACCAGTAATCATTGCAACGCAAATGTTGCATACCATGATTGAACACCCAAGACCAACCCGTGCAGAGATTAGTGATATTGCAAATGCAATCTACCAACGCGTTGATGCTATTATGCTTAGCGGTGAAACCGCCTACGGGGCTTACCCAATTGAGGCCGTTAAAATAATGACACGTGTTGCTCAGGAGGTAGAGATTAATATAGAACCAGATCCTAAGCAAAAACTTGTAAGAATTAATAATGAGATTACAGCAACGTTAGCTAGATCTGCCGTAAGGGCTTGTGCCAATTTACCAATTAAGGCCATTGTTATTGATACTCTAACAGGTAGAACGGGTCGTTACCTTGCGGCATTCCGAGGGAAAATACCAGTATATGTAATGTGCTACAAACCACAAGTTATGAGACAACTTGCGCTATCCTATGGGATAATAGCGGAGTATATGGAACCGCGCTCTACTCGTGATCATTTTCTTGCTGACGCAATTTCTATAATTGAGTATCAGAGTAAATTAAACCCTGATGATTTGGTTCTTGTAATAGGGGGTAGTTTCGGTCCAAGGGATGGCGCATCGTTTATGGAGATTAGTCAGGTGAAGAATTTGGTTAAAAGTGGGAAGTAG
- the xerD gene encoding site-specific tyrosine recombinase XerD has translation MGWKAAIDDYINFIRVEKSLSGNSVSAYTHDVEMLMEFGDSIGIEPENITMHHIQEFLNHVDEIGLNKRTQARILSGIRGFYKYMMIEEVIDQDPTELIEGPKIGRKLPEVLSISEIDAIEASFDLSKPEGQRNKSMVETLYSCGLRVSELINIKLTDLFFDQGFIRVIGKGNKERLVPIGDKAIKEINFYLSQRNSVSYKVDRASENIIFLNRRGKKLTREMVFTIIKKHAALAGIKKSISPHTLRHSFATHLVEGGADLRAVQEMLGHESIQTTEIYTHMDKEFLRDTILRFHPRTGR, from the coding sequence ATGGGTTGGAAAGCAGCAATTGACGATTATATCAATTTCATAAGGGTAGAGAAATCGCTGTCGGGAAATTCAGTATCGGCTTATACTCATGATGTTGAAATGTTGATGGAGTTTGGCGATAGCATTGGCATTGAGCCTGAAAATATCACAATGCATCATATTCAGGAATTTCTTAACCATGTTGATGAGATTGGTCTAAACAAGCGTACTCAGGCTAGAATACTATCGGGCATTCGGGGATTCTATAAGTATATGATGATTGAAGAGGTTATTGACCAAGATCCAACTGAACTTATTGAAGGGCCAAAGATTGGAAGGAAACTACCCGAAGTTCTTAGTATTAGCGAGATTGATGCTATTGAAGCCTCGTTCGATTTAAGCAAACCCGAAGGGCAGCGCAACAAATCGATGGTTGAAACCCTTTACAGCTGCGGGTTAAGGGTATCTGAACTTATTAATATTAAACTTACAGATCTGTTTTTTGATCAAGGATTTATTCGGGTTATTGGAAAAGGTAATAAGGAGCGATTGGTGCCAATTGGCGATAAGGCAATTAAGGAGATTAATTTTTATTTAAGCCAAAGGAATAGCGTTTCGTATAAGGTTGATAGGGCCTCCGAAAATATAATCTTTCTAAATCGAAGGGGGAAAAAACTGACCCGCGAAATGGTTTTCACTATCATTAAAAAACATGCAGCACTGGCAGGTATTAAAAAGAGTATCAGCCCACATACGCTCCGCCACTCTTTTGCAACTCATCTGGTTGAAGGAGGAGCCGATCTTAGAGCCGTACAAGAGATGCTTGGGCATGAATCTATCCAAACCACTGAGATTTATACCCATATGGATAAAGAATTCTTAAGGGATACTATTCTTAGGTTTCACCCAAGGACTGGAAGGTAA
- a CDS encoding DUF4154 domain-containing protein: MVELFNIVVRFRLFIIVIIGFGCPFISQAQRVSDEKIKTAYTYQFAQNIVWPNEQALDTFRIVVYSDNPKLINEFKEISTVKTLKNKHIAVYKVDQITRIKGLKPNILYVDNKFNESLTEIYQELLTIPVLIITEESTLKEFVMINFIHLSNEKNKLSFEVNRNAIEQNHNLTVLPRLLLLGGSRLDVANLYHVQEEKLKEMQNKVEGYKREIEKQQIIVDSQGQQIEQQNYELRSQKQEIYNQQVQIEIQKNKLDTLLNEINRQQQVVIDNISLLKKNKDDIDNQRKTISLQVKEMNQWNQILEKQKLEIQNQYEKIKDQRETLFVQQKRIQTQQKFLVLTVSSIVLTLGLIFFILLGYRDKQKANKILQEKNFAIEEQETALKYQTKLIDLANKELEEQNQLLEKTVEVRTEEYRIAKEKAEEADKLKSAFLANVSHEIRTPLNAIVGFSQILSLQLDYDEEFKGHFDVIMQSSNDLLRLINDIIDISKIESGQLHFNIVDCLLELELETLHRFYNEQIVIEKKENDLKFIYSPDRSVQPLIIKIDPARIKQVLTNLLSNALKFTDNGVIEFGYKVHKDEIEFFVTDTGIGIPKQFHNDIFQRFRKIKQSDDRLYSGTGLGLVISKSLVELHGGRMWFESSPQQGTGFFFTIPLIYGDAKIEEPSPKKRILSFDDKTVLICEDDNNSMEFLKRILSKLNFNIIAACDGVEAIEMFKNNPDIDVVLLDIQMPRLNGYDTLAEIRKISTRKIPIIAQTAFAMTHEIEKIINSGFDDYISKPIVVENLVDILSKRL, translated from the coding sequence ATGGTTGAATTGTTTAATATAGTAGTTCGATTTAGACTTTTTATTATAGTAATAATTGGTTTTGGCTGTCCATTTATTTCTCAGGCGCAGAGAGTGTCTGATGAAAAAATAAAGACAGCCTATACCTATCAATTTGCTCAAAATATTGTTTGGCCTAACGAGCAAGCGTTAGATACATTTAGAATAGTAGTTTATAGTGATAATCCAAAACTAATCAATGAGTTTAAGGAGATTTCAACGGTAAAAACACTTAAAAATAAGCATATAGCTGTTTATAAAGTAGATCAAATTACCAGAATAAAAGGCTTAAAGCCAAATATACTTTATGTAGATAATAAATTCAATGAGTCTTTAACCGAAATATATCAGGAGTTACTCACAATTCCAGTTCTAATAATTACCGAAGAGAGTACTCTAAAAGAGTTCGTTATGATAAACTTTATACACTTATCAAACGAAAAAAACAAATTAAGTTTTGAGGTAAATCGTAATGCCATAGAGCAAAACCATAACCTAACAGTACTACCAAGACTCCTTCTTCTTGGTGGATCTCGCCTTGATGTTGCCAATCTTTATCATGTTCAAGAGGAGAAGTTGAAGGAGATGCAGAATAAAGTTGAGGGGTATAAAAGGGAGATAGAAAAGCAGCAAATTATTGTCGACTCGCAAGGCCAGCAAATTGAGCAACAAAATTACGAGCTTCGGTCTCAAAAACAAGAGATTTACAATCAACAAGTTCAGATTGAAATTCAAAAAAACAAACTCGATACTCTTCTGAATGAAATAAATAGGCAGCAACAGGTTGTTATTGATAATATATCACTACTTAAAAAGAATAAGGATGATATAGATAATCAACGGAAAACCATATCCCTTCAGGTAAAAGAGATGAATCAATGGAATCAGATTCTTGAGAAACAAAAACTTGAGATACAAAACCAGTATGAAAAAATCAAAGATCAAAGGGAGACCTTATTCGTTCAACAAAAAAGAATTCAAACCCAACAAAAATTTTTAGTTTTAACAGTATCATCAATTGTTCTTACACTAGGACTAATCTTTTTTATACTCTTAGGTTATCGGGATAAACAGAAGGCAAATAAAATTCTTCAGGAAAAGAATTTTGCCATTGAGGAGCAAGAGACGGCATTAAAATATCAAACTAAATTAATAGACCTTGCTAATAAAGAGTTGGAAGAACAAAACCAGTTATTGGAAAAAACGGTTGAAGTAAGAACCGAAGAATATAGGATTGCAAAGGAAAAGGCTGAGGAAGCCGATAAACTTAAATCGGCATTCCTTGCAAACGTGTCTCACGAGATACGAACTCCATTAAACGCTATTGTTGGGTTTTCTCAGATTTTGTCGCTTCAACTAGATTATGATGAAGAGTTCAAAGGTCATTTTGATGTAATTATGCAAAGTTCAAATGATCTTTTAAGACTTATAAACGATATTATTGATATTTCGAAAATTGAATCGGGTCAGTTACACTTTAATATAGTTGATTGCCTTTTAGAATTGGAGCTTGAAACATTACATCGATTTTATAATGAACAAATTGTTATTGAAAAGAAGGAGAATGATTTGAAGTTTATATATTCCCCCGATAGAAGTGTACAACCATTAATTATTAAAATTGATCCTGCACGGATTAAGCAAGTTTTAACCAACCTGCTGAGCAATGCCTTAAAATTCACTGATAACGGGGTAATTGAATTTGGGTATAAGGTTCATAAAGATGAAATAGAATTTTTTGTAACCGATACCGGAATAGGAATTCCAAAGCAGTTCCATAATGATATTTTCCAGCGTTTTAGAAAAATAAAACAAAGTGATGATAGATTATATTCTGGCACAGGCTTAGGTCTTGTAATATCCAAAAGCTTAGTTGAACTGCATGGTGGAAGGATGTGGTTTGAATCATCACCACAGCAAGGAACAGGTTTCTTCTTTACAATCCCTTTAATTTATGGAGATGCAAAGATTGAAGAGCCATCACCTAAAAAGAGAATCCTATCTTTTGATGATAAAACGGTATTGATTTGTGAGGATGATAATAATTCAATGGAGTTTCTAAAGCGAATACTATCTAAACTAAATTTCAATATAATCGCAGCTTGCGATGGTGTTGAAGCAATTGAAATGTTCAAAAACAATCCCGATATTGATGTTGTACTTCTTGATATCCAAATGCCTAGGCTTAATGGGTATGATACTTTAGCTGAAATTCGAAAAATTTCAACAAGGAAAATTCCAATAATTGCTCAAACTGCTTTTGCCATGACTCATGAGATTGAAAAGATTATAAACTCTGGTTTTGACGACTATATTTCAAAGCCAATTGTTGTTGAAAACCTAGTTGATATTTTATCGAAGAGATTATAG